The Deltaproteobacteria bacterium region CACCAAGATCGCGGCGACGCTGCCGCCCCGGGTTCTGGCGCGGCTCGACGACATCCGCGACCACTTCATCCCCATGCACCGCCAACGCGCGACCTACGCCGCCAAGCGCGACATCATCGCAGCGCTCAATCGGGCCCTGCTCAGTCAGCGCCAATGCCGCATCGTCTATCACGCACCGTCGCGGGCCGTGGAGCGCGAGCACGTCGTGCGTCCGTGCGGCATCCTCGTGCACCGGCAGATCCTTTACTTGGCGGCCCTCGTCGGCGATCGGACGGACCCCACCATCTTCGCGGTCGCGCGCATTCGCTTGATCGAGGTGCTCGATGCGCATTTCGATCTCCCCGAGGACTGGTCGCTCGCGCGTTACGTGGACCCGCACTTCGGCATCTGGAAGGGTACGCCCGCAAAAATCGCCCTGCGTTTCGCGCCGCATGCCGCGCACATCCCCGAGGAAATCGAATTTCACCACACGCAGAAGATCGCGAAAAACGACGACGGCTCGGTGGACGTGGAGATGACGGTCGGTGGCCTGAACGAGGTCGTGTGGTGGGTGCTTTCG contains the following coding sequences:
- a CDS encoding WYL domain-containing protein; translation: MPDHAGRNNQIVRQWSILMRLAANSRSGIGVSVKELQDEYVVTRRTIERDIEGLTEAGFPILLLRQEGQLKFWGLTQPAPNLPPFPLDQDELIAVYLAAGLLEFFEGTPYQEGMDRVRTKIAATLPPRVLARLDDIRDHFIPMHRQRATYAAKRDIIAALNRALLSQRQCRIVYHAPSRAVEREHVVRPCGILVHRQILYLAALVGDRTDPTIFAVARIRLIEVLDAHFDLPEDWSLARYVDPHFGIWKGTPAKIALRFAPHAAHIPEEIEFHHTQKIAKNDDGSVDVEMTVGGLNEVVWWVLSYADAVRVLRPKGLADRVRDTARAISALYDGDRDGAKPASRKKRP